The genomic stretch CTGACTACTCCCCAGCGAGCCAGAAAATAGATAGCCAACGGCATTTCAAACGCCAGGCCAAAGGGCACTAAAAAGGCAATTAGAAAGGAAACATAGTTGCCAATGGATAGCATGGGCGCCAGTTCCGGCCCGCCAATTACCAAAAGAAAGCGGGCGGCGAATTTAAATACGGTCAAATAGGCAAAGCTTGCGCCCAACCCAAATAGGATTAGCGAGGAGAAGACAATTAAGAGCACTATCCGCTTCTCGCCAGGGCGCAAGGCGGGAGCGACAAAACTCCACAGCTCCCAAAGGATAACCGGTAAGGCCAAGATGAATCCCGCCAACAGCGAGAGCTTAATCTGGGTCATAAAAGCTTCGCCCAAGCCGATATAAACCAGCTTGACCTCCAGCCCCTTTAAAGGGCCGGTAACTAAGTCTAAGAGCTGCTGGCGAAAAAAGCCATAGGCAATGCCAGTGGTAACTGCCATGGCCAAGGCGGAAATCACCAACACACGCCGCAGCTCCTCGAGATGTTCCCATAGGGTCATCTGTTTATCCATAATTATCAACCTTGCTTTCCCGGCTGGGCAGCCTCTTGCCCCGCGGTCAGCGTCATCTCCCTGCTTGCCGAGCCGCTAGGCCCATGGCTGACTGGGCTGGTACTGACAACCGCGCCAGCAGCCGAGTAACCACCGCTCTGTCCTTGGCCTTGACCTGCCCCTGGAGCCTGCGGGTTATCTAAACCCAGGTCGATGCTGTTTTTGAGGTCCTGAGACGCCTTGCGGAA from Clostridia bacterium encodes the following:
- the tatC gene encoding twin-arginine translocase subunit TatC; the protein is MDKQMTLWEHLEELRRVLVISALAMAVTTGIAYGFFRQQLLDLVTGPLKGLEVKLVYIGLGEAFMTQIKLSLLAGFILALPVILWELWSFVAPALRPGEKRIVLLIVFSSLILFGLGASFAYLTVFKFAARFLLVIGGPELAPMLSIGNYVSFLIAFLVPFGLAFEMPLAIYFLARWGVVSSDWLQRHNKVAVVAIFVISAAITPGGDPISQLCMAAPLLILYEVSIVVARLARPRSDNLVSTAKP
- a CDS encoding twin-arginine translocase TatA/TatE family subunit, encoding GPTELILILVVALIIFGPKKLPEIGRTIGAAVREFRKASQDLKNSIDLGLDNPQAPGAGQGQGQSGGYSAAGAVVSTSPVSHGPSGSASREMTLTAGQEAAQPGKQG